One part of the Sneathia vaginalis genome encodes these proteins:
- the dusA gene encoding tRNA dihydrouridine(20/20a) synthase DusA: protein MVEKMSIAPMVDRTTYNFRQFIRMFNTKSTLYTEMITAQAVINGDRDRILKFDENEHKLVFQLATSSIEYTKKACEILKEYSFDEININAGCPSDRVSDNHMGAYLMSQPDLVCDMVKVIQDICQKDVTVKHRIGIDGTGILKNDRKIVGYEELINFVDKLHKAGVKRNIIHARIAILKGLSPSENRTIPQLDYDMVYRLKKDRPEYDIEINGGIKTLEDVEEQLKHVDSVMIGRASYDNPMLFNEDKISRIEILEKMIKFLEKYDGRVYHFTMHTLGLFYATKYSKIWKNVASNSSITVADLKEFLKKLKDMI, encoded by the coding sequence ATGGTAGAAAAAATGAGTATAGCACCTATGGTGGATAGGACGACATATAATTTTAGGCAATTTATTAGAATGTTTAATACAAAATCTACCCTATACACTGAAATGATTACGGCTCAGGCAGTAATAAATGGTGATAGAGATAGAATATTAAAATTTGATGAAAATGAACATAAATTAGTATTTCAATTAGCAACTTCTAGTATAGAGTATACAAAAAAAGCTTGTGAAATACTGAAAGAATATAGTTTTGATGAAATTAATATTAATGCAGGTTGTCCATCTGATAGGGTATCGGATAACCATATGGGAGCATATTTAATGTCCCAACCAGATTTGGTCTGTGATATGGTTAAGGTAATACAAGATATTTGTCAAAAAGATGTAACGGTAAAACATAGAATAGGTATAGATGGTACAGGTATACTAAAAAATGATAGAAAAATAGTTGGCTATGAAGAATTAATTAATTTTGTTGATAAATTACATAAAGCAGGTGTTAAAAGAAATATCATTCATGCAAGAATAGCAATATTAAAAGGTCTTAGTCCAAGTGAAAATAGGACTATACCACAATTAGACTATGATATGGTGTATAGGTTAAAAAAAGATAGACCAGAATACGATATAGAGATAAATGGTGGTATAAAGACATTAGAAGATGTAGAAGAACAATTAAAGCATGTAGATTCTGTTATGATAGGTAGAGCAAGTTACGATAACCCCATGCTATTTAATGAAGATAAGATATCAAGAATAGAAATATTAGAAAAAATGATAAAATTTTTAGAAAAATATGATGGAAGAGTTTATCATTTTACTATGCACACATTAGGTCTATTTTACGCTACAAAATACAGTAAAATATGGAAAAATGTTGCATCTAATTCGAGTATAACAGTGGCAGATTTAAAAGAATTCTTGAAAAAATTAAAAGATATGATATAA
- the trxA gene encoding thioredoxin translates to MSKVVHYEGENVVDSLLATAILEKGVTVVDFFATWCGPCRALGPVLDELSMEVEYRIVKVDVDKYPDLAAFYGVRSIPTLVIFKDGKPVDTLIGGRSKEQLNEDVEKATK, encoded by the coding sequence ATGAGTAAAGTAGTTCATTATGAAGGAGAAAATGTAGTAGATAGCTTATTAGCAACAGCTATTTTAGAAAAAGGAGTTACAGTAGTAGACTTTTTTGCAACATGGTGTGGACCATGTAGAGCATTAGGGCCTGTATTAGATGAGTTATCTATGGAAGTAGAATACAGAATAGTAAAAGTAGATGTTGATAAATATCCAGATTTAGCAGCATTCTATGGAGTTAGAAGTATTCCGACATTAGTAATATTTAAAGATGGAAAACCTGTTGATACATTAATAGGTGGAAGATCAAAAGAACAATTAAATGAAGATGTTGAAAAAGCAACTAAATAA
- the nox gene encoding H2O-forming NADH oxidase, with product MKIVVIGANHAGTAAVNTILDNYKGNEVVVFERNSNISFLGCGMALWIGKQIKGSDGLFYCSKDVFERKGATVHMETEVTNVDFDKKVVYAVGKDGKKYEEKYDKLILSTGSLPIDIKVPGRDLENVQFVKLFQNAQEVIDKIDHEKINHVTVVGAGYIGVELAEAFKRIGKEVALLDAKEMCLTTYYDKEFREEMNKVLVEHGIKTHYGEKLVEILGDTKVTGVKTDKGTINTDMVILCVGFRPNTDLLKDKLELFKNAYKVNRNQETSQKDVYAIGDCASIYDNATRSIDYIALATNAVRSGIIAAHNACGTKLESIGVQGSNGISIYGFNMVSTGLSEEKAKALGMDVLSTSYNDLQKPGFMESENEKVMIKIVYEKESRRIVGAQIASKYDISMGIHVFSLAIQEGITIDKFKLLDIFFLPHFNQPYNYITMAALSAK from the coding sequence ATGAAAATTGTTGTAATAGGTGCAAACCATGCAGGAACAGCTGCTGTAAATACAATTTTAGACAACTATAAAGGAAATGAAGTAGTTGTATTTGAAAGAAATAGCAACATTAGCTTTTTAGGTTGTGGAATGGCATTATGGATAGGTAAGCAAATAAAGGGTTCAGATGGATTGTTCTATTGCTCAAAAGACGTTTTTGAAAGAAAAGGTGCAACTGTACATATGGAAACAGAAGTTACAAATGTAGACTTTGACAAAAAAGTTGTTTATGCAGTAGGAAAAGATGGAAAGAAATATGAAGAAAAATATGATAAATTAATATTATCAACTGGTTCATTACCAATAGATATAAAGGTACCTGGAAGAGACTTAGAAAATGTACAATTTGTAAAACTATTCCAAAACGCTCAAGAAGTAATCGATAAAATTGATCATGAAAAGATAAACCATGTAACAGTAGTTGGTGCAGGATACATAGGAGTTGAATTAGCTGAAGCATTTAAGAGAATAGGTAAAGAAGTAGCATTACTTGATGCTAAAGAAATGTGTTTAACAACATACTATGATAAAGAATTCAGAGAAGAAATGAATAAGGTATTAGTTGAACATGGAATCAAAACTCACTATGGTGAAAAATTAGTAGAAATACTAGGAGATACAAAGGTAACTGGTGTTAAAACAGATAAGGGAACTATAAACACAGACATGGTTATACTTTGTGTAGGATTTAGACCTAACACAGACTTATTAAAAGATAAGTTAGAATTATTCAAGAATGCATACAAGGTTAATAGAAACCAAGAAACAAGTCAAAAAGATGTATATGCAATAGGAGACTGTGCAAGTATATATGATAATGCAACAAGAAGTATAGACTACATTGCATTAGCAACTAATGCAGTTAGATCAGGTATTATCGCAGCACACAATGCTTGTGGAACTAAGTTAGAATCAATAGGTGTACAAGGTTCAAATGGTATATCAATTTATGGATTTAATATGGTTTCAACAGGTTTAAGTGAAGAAAAGGCGAAAGCATTAGGAATGGATGTATTATCTACAAGTTATAACGATCTTCAAAAACCAGGATTTATGGAATCTGAAAATGAAAAAGTTATGATAAAAATAGTTTATGAAAAAGAATCAAGAAGAATAGTTGGAGCACAAATTGCATCTAAATATGACATATCTATGGGTATACATGTATTCTCACTAGCAATACAAGAAGGTATAACAATAGATAAGTTTAAATTATTAGATATATTCTTCTTACCACACTTTAACCAACCATATAACTATATAACAATGGCAGCATTATCTGCAAAATAA
- a CDS encoding tRNA dihydrouridine synthase translates to MKNYKIYIAPMSGITDYSYRQILKKFHPDLMYTEMVNSTLFTRENEKTLKTIMRMSKDENTGIQLFGSDMDELFSNFCKLHEMGYHDLLLNMGCPKPKILKNGSGAGLLDRIDDIDSLLTRLNREKIKVSLKIRLCDKIDEYFALAYKQEIPYLCVHARSLQEKFESDSHFEEIKRLSKLPRNFEFIANGGIYSLEDFKNIQDINIDGIMLARGIIGNPWLISEIQNGINYTPTLDEIKSTLIEHIQLIKEDKGEKKAVIEINKFLEHYFKNFNINYTDIMLEMDYAKKIEYIKRAI, encoded by the coding sequence ATGAAGAACTATAAAATATACATTGCTCCAATGTCTGGTATAACCGATTATTCGTATCGTCAGATATTAAAAAAGTTCCATCCAGATCTTATGTATACTGAGATGGTTAATTCCACTTTATTTACTCGTGAAAATGAGAAAACATTAAAAACTATCATGAGAATGAGTAAAGATGAAAATACTGGCATACAATTATTCGGTTCTGACATGGATGAACTTTTTTCAAATTTTTGCAAACTACATGAAATGGGCTACCATGATTTACTTTTAAATATGGGCTGTCCTAAACCAAAAATTTTGAAAAATGGTTCTGGAGCTGGCTTACTTGATAGAATAGATGATATCGATTCACTGCTTACTAGACTAAATAGGGAAAAAATTAAAGTGTCACTAAAGATTAGACTCTGTGACAAAATCGATGAATACTTTGCCTTAGCGTATAAGCAGGAAATTCCTTATCTTTGTGTTCACGCAAGAAGCTTACAAGAAAAATTTGAGTCTGATTCACATTTTGAAGAAATCAAAAGGTTATCTAAATTACCCAGAAACTTTGAATTTATCGCTAATGGTGGGATATATTCACTTGAAGACTTCAAAAATATACAAGACATAAATATAGATGGTATTATGCTTGCAAGAGGAATAATAGGAAATCCTTGGCTAATTTCAGAAATACAAAATGGCATTAATTATACACCTACATTAGATGAAATTAAATCTACATTAATTGAACACATTCAATTAATCAAAGAAGACAAAGGAGAGAAAAAGGCTGTTATAGAAATAAATAAATTTTTAGAACACTACTTTAAAAACTTTAATATCAACTATACCGACATTATGTTAGAAATGGATTATGCTAAAAAAATTGAGTATATAAAAAGGGCTATCTAA
- a CDS encoding replication-associated recombination protein A — protein sequence MEQLGIYSKKENKPLAYRARPTSLKEFVGQSYAMGIIEKIVKKKELVNLLIYGPSGTGKTTLSRILAKELGYNIEYLNAINTGVQEVKSVCLRAKEMMNLNNKKTILLFDEIHRFNRSQQDSLLQDIEEGNVILIGTTTENPFYNLNKALVSRCVVLKFDKLSTDEILKIVDNVSKKYDIQVTEEIRRYILSIYDGDARIAINTLELIGKVGFDVVKQGLDIRRRYNDSDKYDRISAMIKSIRGSDENASIYWLASMIDGGEDILYIARRLVILASEDIGLANVKALDVAVSCMRAVEKIGLPEARIILAECVIYLALSPKSNSSYNAINSALENIRENGVQDVPKHLTREGIKQYVYPHNFKNHYTKQVYMNNPIKFYEYSDNKFEKSMKEVWSKIKEENN from the coding sequence ATGGAACAATTAGGGATATATAGTAAAAAAGAAAATAAGCCATTGGCATATAGAGCAAGACCTACAAGTTTAAAAGAATTTGTAGGTCAATCTTATGCTATGGGAATAATAGAGAAAATAGTAAAGAAAAAAGAATTAGTAAATCTTTTAATATATGGGCCTTCTGGGACTGGTAAAACAACTTTATCAAGAATACTTGCTAAAGAGTTGGGGTATAATATTGAGTACCTAAATGCTATTAACACAGGTGTACAAGAAGTAAAAAGTGTTTGTTTAAGAGCAAAAGAAATGATGAACTTAAATAACAAAAAGACAATATTACTTTTTGATGAAATACACAGATTTAATAGATCACAACAAGACTCCTTATTACAAGACATAGAAGAGGGTAATGTTATCCTTATTGGTACAACAACAGAAAACCCTTTCTATAACCTAAACAAGGCATTAGTATCAAGATGTGTAGTTTTAAAATTCGATAAATTAAGTACTGATGAAATCTTAAAAATAGTGGACAATGTTTCAAAAAAATATGATATACAAGTGACAGAAGAAATAAGAAGATATATATTATCTATTTATGATGGAGATGCTAGAATAGCTATAAACACACTAGAATTGATTGGTAAAGTGGGCTTTGATGTTGTAAAGCAGGGCTTAGATATTAGGAGAAGATATAACGATAGTGACAAGTATGATAGGATATCTGCCATGATAAAAAGTATTAGGGGTAGTGATGAAAATGCAAGCATTTACTGGCTAGCAAGTATGATAGATGGCGGAGAAGATATATTGTATATAGCAAGAAGGCTTGTAATATTAGCTAGTGAGGATATAGGGCTTGCAAATGTAAAGGCATTAGATGTGGCTGTATCGTGTATGCGTGCAGTTGAAAAGATAGGTTTACCAGAAGCTAGAATAATTTTAGCAGAGTGCGTAATATATCTTGCCCTATCACCTAAGAGTAATAGTAGCTATAACGCGATAAACAGTGCACTAGAAAATATACGTGAAAATGGAGTCCAAGATGTACCTAAGCACTTAACAAGAGAAGGTATTAAGCAATATGTTTATCCACATAATTTTAAGAATCATTACACAAAACAAGTATATATGAATAATCCAATTAAATTTTATGAGTATTCAGACAACAAGTTTGAAAAGAGCATGAAAGAAGTTTGGAGTAAAATAAAAGAGGAAAATAACTAG